A single region of the Sphingobium sp. EP60837 genome encodes:
- a CDS encoding PHA/PHB synthase family protein: MEAQNLNEPHLPTLEQMQQWTEVMGRAQQLLLEQAAGATGRALPFNPDAVARIQTSFANEGLALWQRFLDSGGMLRDQAEPPPPSSPAARKDRRFADPAWSNHPFYDLIRQSYLLLSDYLLKLTDAVDGVDPKQKAKLRFATSGMLDAVSPSNFPLTNPQVMEKTLQSGGENLVKGLQHMLADMEKGQLTQTDGAVFEIGRNIATTPGKVIKETPLYQLIHYTPTTDKVLETPLVIFPAWINRFYILDLSPEKSFVKWALDQGISVFLVSWKSADASMKDLLWDDYILRGQVDAIDTVRELLSVPSVHTIGYCVAGTTLAATLALLAARGEADKVASATFFTAQVDFSEAGDLSLFVDDDQMKLVDQLSTSGFLDGRYMAATFNLLRGRDLIWNYVVNNYLLGQDYPPFDLLYWNGDTTNLPAQWHKNYLTQLYRDNQLVVPDALSIDDTPLDLRKVETPLYIQAGREDHIAPAESVWKATSHFSGPIRFLLAGSGHIAGVVNPPAAGKYQYWSCDELPKSLEDFVADAKETKGSWWPDWAEWIKSLGDSTVSAKKGGRVPGKGSLKALEDAPGRYVKQR; this comes from the coding sequence ATGGAAGCGCAGAACCTCAACGAACCGCACCTGCCGACCCTTGAACAGATGCAGCAGTGGACGGAGGTGATGGGCCGGGCGCAGCAATTGCTGCTGGAGCAGGCGGCCGGAGCCACGGGCCGGGCGCTTCCCTTCAACCCCGATGCTGTGGCGCGCATCCAGACCAGCTTTGCCAATGAAGGGCTGGCGCTGTGGCAGCGCTTCCTCGATTCCGGCGGCATGCTGCGCGACCAGGCCGAGCCTCCACCGCCCAGCAGTCCGGCCGCGCGCAAGGATCGACGCTTTGCCGATCCGGCCTGGTCGAACCATCCTTTTTATGACCTGATCCGCCAAAGCTATCTGCTGCTGTCCGACTATCTGCTGAAGCTGACCGATGCCGTGGATGGGGTGGATCCCAAGCAGAAAGCAAAGCTGCGCTTTGCTACCAGCGGCATGCTCGACGCTGTTTCGCCCAGCAATTTTCCGCTCACCAACCCGCAAGTGATGGAAAAAACGCTGCAGAGCGGCGGCGAGAATCTGGTCAAGGGCCTTCAGCATATGCTGGCCGACATGGAAAAAGGGCAGCTCACGCAGACGGATGGCGCGGTCTTTGAGATCGGCCGCAATATTGCGACGACGCCTGGCAAGGTCATCAAGGAAACGCCGCTTTACCAGTTGATCCACTATACGCCCACCACCGATAAGGTGCTGGAGACCCCGCTCGTCATCTTCCCGGCCTGGATCAATCGCTTCTACATCCTCGATCTGTCGCCGGAAAAAAGCTTCGTCAAATGGGCGCTGGACCAAGGTATCAGCGTCTTTCTTGTCTCCTGGAAATCGGCCGACGCATCCATGAAGGACCTGCTGTGGGATGACTATATCCTGCGCGGACAGGTCGATGCGATCGATACCGTGCGCGAGTTGCTGAGTGTGCCGAGCGTTCACACGATCGGTTATTGCGTAGCGGGGACGACGCTGGCCGCGACGCTGGCGCTGCTCGCTGCGCGTGGAGAAGCGGATAAGGTGGCGAGCGCCACCTTCTTCACCGCTCAGGTCGATTTCAGCGAGGCAGGCGACCTCAGCCTGTTCGTCGATGATGATCAGATGAAGCTGGTCGATCAGCTATCGACCAGCGGCTTCCTGGACGGGCGCTATATGGCAGCGACCTTCAACCTGCTGCGCGGCCGCGACCTGATCTGGAACTATGTCGTCAACAATTATCTGTTAGGGCAGGATTATCCGCCCTTCGACCTGCTGTACTGGAATGGCGACACGACCAACCTGCCCGCCCAGTGGCACAAAAATTACCTGACGCAGCTTTACCGCGACAATCAACTGGTGGTTCCGGACGCGCTCAGCATTGACGACACTCCGCTCGACCTGCGCAAGGTGGAGACGCCGCTTTATATCCAGGCCGGACGGGAAGATCATATCGCGCCTGCCGAAAGCGTGTGGAAAGCGACCTCGCATTTTTCCGGGCCGATAAGATTCCTGCTCGCCGGGTCGGGCCATATCGCGGGCGTCGTCAATCCGCCCGCAGCGGGAAAATATCAATATTGGAGCTGTGACGAACTGCCCAAGAGTTTGGAGGACTTTGTCGCAGACGCGAAGGAGACCAAGGGCAGTTGGTGGCCGGACTGGGCTGAGTGGATCAAGTCCCTGGGTGATTCGACGGTGTCCGCGAAAAAAGGTGGACGTGTGCCGGGCAAGGGGTCGCTCAAGGCTCTGGAAGATGCGCCCGGACGCTACGTAAAGCAGCGCTGA
- a CDS encoding phasin family protein, translating to MAVTPKPGRRKQVAKKPSSTLSAAEALKAAEAAVAASPKAPPARKSAEATKVAPKPTAAAKANPAAIAAATTAVDAAPEPAAPPAIEPLPSAPAPLVEETKVEPKEVKSLSSKAGPVEPESLPATEGTKMMNDVIETGKKFAEETKAKLETAYADFNEKAKASVEKSTKAIEELSDIAKGNVEALVESGKIAAKGIETLGQEAVDYSRKSFEKATASLKSFSTVKTPTEFFQLQSQLFSSSFDELTKEAAKSSEALIKLAGDVAQPLTARVTVVTDKVKSLAA from the coding sequence ATGGCAGTGACTCCAAAGCCCGGCCGTCGCAAGCAAGTGGCCAAGAAGCCGTCATCGACGCTTTCAGCAGCTGAAGCGCTGAAGGCGGCGGAAGCGGCGGTGGCCGCGAGCCCCAAGGCGCCCCCAGCGCGGAAATCGGCTGAGGCTACAAAGGTCGCACCCAAGCCGACGGCTGCTGCCAAGGCCAATCCGGCCGCGATCGCAGCCGCGACAACGGCGGTCGATGCAGCGCCAGAACCAGCCGCGCCTCCCGCTATCGAACCTTTGCCGTCCGCACCGGCACCGCTGGTGGAAGAGACCAAGGTCGAACCCAAGGAAGTCAAGAGCCTGTCATCCAAGGCCGGGCCGGTAGAGCCCGAATCGCTGCCTGCCACAGAAGGAACCAAGATGATGAACGATGTGATCGAGACCGGAAAGAAGTTCGCTGAAGAGACCAAGGCCAAGCTGGAAACGGCTTATGCCGATTTCAACGAGAAGGCGAAGGCCAGCGTTGAAAAGTCCACCAAGGCCATCGAAGAGCTGAGCGACATCGCCAAGGGCAATGTTGAGGCGCTGGTCGAATCCGGCAAGATCGCCGCCAAGGGCATCGAGACCCTGGGTCAGGAAGCCGTCGATTACAGCCGCAAGAGCTTCGAGAAGGCAACTGCCTCGCTCAAGAGCTTTTCGACCGTCAAGACCCCGACCGAGTTCTTCCAGCTGCAGAGCCAGCTCTTCTCCAGCAGCTTCGACGAGCTGACCAAGGAAGCGGCCAAGAGCAGCGAAGCGCTGATCAAGCTGGCCGGTGATGTTGCCCAGCCGCTCACCGCGCGCGTGACCGTTGTCACCGACAAGGTGAAGTCGCTCGCCGCCTGA
- the clpS gene encoding ATP-dependent Clp protease adapter ClpS: MTAGIAIFSPDMSSISTVAFPLLMAGRDQDDQGEGPGGPNVGIATRTRARTKKPSLYKVLMLNDDYTPMEFVVHVLQQFFRMDMEEATRVMLHVHQRGVGVCGIFSYEVAETKVNQVMDFARQNQHPLQCTLEKA, from the coding sequence ATGACGGCCGGAATCGCCATATTCTCACCCGACATGAGCAGCATCAGCACAGTGGCATTTCCCCTCCTAATGGCGGGCAGGGATCAGGACGATCAGGGCGAGGGCCCCGGTGGCCCCAATGTGGGTATCGCCACCCGCACGCGCGCCCGGACTAAGAAGCCGTCGCTGTACAAGGTGCTGATGCTGAACGATGATTACACGCCGATGGAATTCGTCGTGCATGTGCTGCAGCAATTCTTCCGGATGGACATGGAGGAGGCGACGCGCGTCATGCTGCACGTGCATCAGCGCGGCGTCGGCGTGTGCGGCATCTTCAGCTATGAGGTGGCGGAGACGAAGGTGAACCAGGTGATGGACTTCGCCCGGCAGAACCAGCATCCGCTTCAATGCACGCTGGAAAAGGCCTGA
- a CDS encoding sensor domain-containing diguanylate cyclase, giving the protein MSVPLRSPSSFFTPVIAGVAYFLMASIALLCSRFEGGLAFIWAANALLMAELQTSETRYWPRVIAACGIASMISTALFGMGPAAALPMAAVNIAESLIVAILCRRFIPVHLADGSKRSLLVFILALCLPANMITGLGAAMVASALTPVKFSAAWLQWYSGHVLGGLTCTPILTMLLQGQVSRWIEQTTGKKKLEAVGLLMVFALITVHVFFLARYPMLFLLLLPLVVIAFRVGSLGAAASVVLLAIIGGAATVTGHGPLNMVQGSIGERTQLFQLFLAFSFVLSMPLAAELNGRRRLFQMLQASEARYRAIAEHSGDVVLNVSVDGVIEYASPSAAEQIGCAPGLLVGRPAEILVDPEDRPEVIRAHRRALAQPGDVQTVEFRPLLSTDRADWCEMVTRAMLDEQGLPIGVVSTVRDMSRHKARQRALQRVAAVDTLTGADSRWAFLEKLEQEIQRVARGSHACLLLIDIDHFKSVNDRFGHGAGDKVLSGFVERLRPGLRGGDSIGRLGGEEFAVLLTGTDIQRATMVCERLRNMVSAQRISADGVQTIAVTFSAGLVELDGKAGRAELLEAADKALYRAKNSGRNCLRLAA; this is encoded by the coding sequence ATGTCTGTCCCGCTTCGTTCTCCTTCTTCATTTTTCACGCCGGTCATTGCGGGCGTCGCCTATTTCCTGATGGCGTCGATCGCTCTGCTTTGTTCGCGTTTTGAAGGTGGATTGGCGTTCATCTGGGCGGCCAACGCGCTGCTGATGGCGGAATTGCAGACATCGGAAACCCGCTACTGGCCACGCGTCATCGCGGCCTGCGGCATCGCCAGCATGATCTCGACGGCGCTGTTTGGCATGGGACCCGCAGCGGCCCTGCCAATGGCAGCCGTAAACATCGCCGAATCCCTGATCGTCGCCATCCTGTGCCGCCGTTTCATACCCGTGCATCTGGCGGATGGATCGAAACGGTCCTTGCTTGTGTTCATCCTCGCGCTGTGCCTGCCCGCGAACATGATTACGGGCTTGGGGGCAGCGATGGTGGCTTCCGCGTTAACGCCGGTGAAGTTCAGCGCGGCTTGGTTGCAGTGGTATAGCGGTCATGTGCTGGGTGGCCTGACCTGCACGCCTATCCTGACAATGCTGCTGCAAGGTCAGGTCAGCCGGTGGATTGAGCAAACGACTGGGAAGAAGAAGCTGGAGGCAGTGGGCCTTCTTATGGTCTTTGCTCTCATCACCGTTCACGTCTTTTTCCTGGCGCGATATCCGATGCTCTTCCTGCTGCTGCTACCCCTCGTGGTGATAGCGTTCCGGGTGGGGTCTCTTGGCGCTGCTGCATCCGTCGTACTGCTCGCGATCATCGGCGGCGCGGCCACGGTGACGGGCCATGGACCGCTCAACATGGTTCAAGGAAGCATTGGCGAGCGGACGCAGTTGTTCCAACTGTTCCTGGCGTTCAGCTTTGTCCTTTCAATGCCGCTCGCAGCCGAACTCAACGGCAGGCGCAGGCTTTTCCAAATGCTGCAGGCCAGCGAGGCGCGGTATCGCGCGATCGCTGAACATAGCGGCGACGTGGTCCTGAATGTCAGCGTCGATGGAGTCATAGAATATGCGTCACCGTCCGCTGCCGAGCAGATTGGCTGTGCGCCAGGCCTGCTGGTTGGGCGGCCGGCAGAGATTTTGGTCGATCCAGAGGATCGGCCTGAGGTGATCCGCGCTCACCGCCGCGCGCTCGCACAACCGGGCGATGTGCAGACGGTTGAGTTCCGCCCCTTGCTCTCCACTGATCGTGCGGACTGGTGCGAGATGGTGACCCGCGCGATGCTCGACGAACAGGGCTTGCCCATCGGAGTGGTGAGTACGGTTCGCGACATGTCGCGCCACAAGGCGCGGCAGCGTGCGCTGCAAAGGGTGGCGGCAGTCGATACCCTGACCGGGGCCGACAGCCGTTGGGCATTTCTGGAGAAGCTGGAACAGGAAATCCAGCGGGTTGCACGCGGCTCGCATGCCTGCTTGCTGCTCATCGACATCGACCATTTCAAGTCGGTGAATGACCGCTTCGGACACGGCGCGGGCGACAAGGTATTGTCGGGATTTGTCGAGCGGTTGCGCCCTGGCTTGCGTGGAGGTGATAGCATCGGTCGGCTGGGAGGGGAGGAATTCGCGGTCCTGCTGACCGGCACTGACATCCAGCGTGCAACCATGGTATGCGAACGACTGCGCAACATGGTCTCTGCGCAGCGCATCAGCGCTGACGGTGTGCAGACGATCGCCGTGACGTTCAGCGCCGGCTTGGTGGAGCTGGATGGAAAAGCGGGGAGGGCCGAGCTGCTGGAAGCTGCAGACAAGGCGCTTTATCGTGCAAAGAACAGTGGCCGGAACTGCCTGCGCCTAGCGGCTTAG
- a CDS encoding MerC domain-containing protein — MPISIRSSLLNGRIDRLAIALSGMCVAHCFATAVLLGVLASAGGIFENPLIHEVGLVFAILLGAVALGHGAIEHGFMMPAAIGSLGLGIMAGAMTLDHGWLESAYTLLGVATLALGHDLNHRAGR; from the coding sequence ATGCCGATCAGCATCCGCTCCAGCCTTTTGAATGGCCGTATCGATCGCCTAGCGATTGCGCTGTCGGGCATGTGCGTGGCCCATTGTTTCGCTACCGCGGTGCTGTTGGGCGTGCTGGCTTCTGCGGGTGGGATTTTTGAAAATCCTCTCATTCATGAAGTTGGACTGGTGTTTGCCATCCTGCTCGGCGCTGTGGCGCTCGGTCATGGCGCGATCGAGCATGGCTTCATGATGCCCGCTGCGATCGGCTCGTTGGGACTCGGCATCATGGCAGGCGCGATGACGCTGGACCATGGATGGCTGGAGAGTGCCTACACCCTGCTGGGTGTGGCTACGCTTGCGCTGGGTCACGACCTCAATCATCGAGCCGGGCGTTAA
- the glpX gene encoding class II fructose-bisphosphatase codes for MVQASSILDRVLVLEMVRVTEAAAIAASKLIGRGDEKAADAAAVEAMRLAFNDLYMDGTVVIGEGERDEAPMLYIGEKVGSAIGTGPKIDIALDPLEGTTITAKAGPNALAVLAISEEGGLLNAPDVYMEKLAVGPGYPEDIIDLNKPVRDNVEAVAKAKGVHPHEIIVCVLDRPRHEKLIAELRAIGCGIMLIPDGDVAGVIATTNPETNIDMYMGSGGAPEGVLACAALRCVGGQFKGKLLFRNDDERARAFKWGITDLDKVYDLKELAKGDCIFAATGVTDGSLLGGVKRLPGGKLTTDSVVMRASTGTVRWVKGEHHLDRKHV; via the coding sequence ATGGTGCAGGCTAGCTCGATTCTCGATCGTGTCTTGGTGCTCGAGATGGTGCGCGTCACCGAAGCGGCCGCCATTGCCGCCTCCAAGCTGATCGGGCGTGGCGATGAAAAGGCTGCGGACGCCGCCGCCGTCGAAGCGATGCGCCTTGCTTTCAACGACCTTTATATGGACGGCACCGTCGTCATCGGCGAAGGCGAGCGCGACGAAGCACCCATGCTCTACATCGGTGAGAAGGTCGGCAGTGCGATCGGCACCGGACCCAAGATCGACATCGCGCTGGACCCTCTGGAAGGCACGACGATCACGGCGAAGGCTGGGCCCAACGCACTCGCCGTCCTGGCCATTTCCGAAGAAGGCGGCCTGCTTAATGCGCCGGACGTCTATATGGAAAAGCTGGCTGTGGGCCCCGGCTATCCGGAGGACATCATCGACCTCAACAAGCCGGTTCGGGACAATGTCGAAGCGGTGGCCAAGGCCAAGGGCGTCCATCCGCACGAAATCATCGTCTGCGTTCTCGATCGTCCGCGCCATGAAAAGCTGATCGCCGAGTTGCGCGCGATCGGATGCGGCATCATGCTGATCCCGGATGGCGACGTGGCGGGTGTGATCGCGACCACCAACCCGGAAACCAATATCGACATGTATATGGGTTCAGGCGGCGCGCCTGAGGGCGTTCTCGCCTGCGCGGCGCTGCGCTGCGTTGGAGGTCAGTTCAAGGGCAAACTGTTGTTCCGCAATGATGATGAGCGCGCGCGCGCCTTCAAATGGGGCATCACCGATCTCGACAAGGTCTATGACCTGAAGGAACTGGCGAAGGGCGACTGTATCTTCGCCGCAACCGGGGTTACCGACGGATCACTGCTGGGCGGCGTCAAGCGTCTGCCGGGCGGCAAGCTCACTACGGACAGCGTCGTCATGCGCGCCAGCACGGGAACGGTCCGCTGGGTAAAAGGTGAGCATCATCTGGACCGCAAGCATGTCTGA
- a CDS encoding homoserine dehydrogenase, with product MTNLHRHAPLRVALVGLGTVGGGVIRLLQTNADLIARRAGCPIQIVAISARDRNKDRGVDLSAFEWVDDMTTLPGREDIDVVVELIGGADGPALTLARQCLSAGKPFVTANKAMLAHHGLDLAALAEKAGIALKYEAAVAGGIPVIKGMREGAAANEISRVYGILNGTCNYILTTMEKEGRGFDDVLKEAQELGFAEADPSFDIDGVDAAHKLTILASLAFGTELDFDNVAVTGIRHVLAEDIAEAAALGYRIRLVGMAENGPEGLFQRVHPMLVPLDHPLAHVDGSLNAVVAEGNFVGRLFFQGRGAGDGPTASAVVADLIDVARDEYGDAFAMPVAALAQQPPADAGARVGRAYLRFKVQDRPGVLAEIAAATRDAGVSIESMIQRGASHDDSVLMAIVTHAGEESCVLNTLERLAGSDSLLQTPMVMHILD from the coding sequence ATGACCAATCTGCACCGCCACGCCCCGCTGCGCGTCGCGCTTGTCGGCCTCGGCACAGTGGGCGGCGGCGTGATCCGGCTGTTGCAGACCAACGCAGACCTGATCGCCCGCCGGGCAGGCTGCCCCATTCAGATCGTCGCCATCTCTGCGCGCGACCGCAACAAGGATCGTGGCGTCGATCTGTCTGCCTTTGAGTGGGTCGATGACATGACGACCCTCCCCGGGCGGGAGGATATCGATGTGGTCGTGGAGCTGATCGGTGGCGCTGACGGCCCGGCCCTTACGCTGGCGCGGCAGTGCCTGTCAGCGGGCAAGCCCTTCGTCACCGCCAACAAGGCGATGCTCGCGCATCACGGCCTTGATCTGGCGGCTTTGGCGGAAAAAGCGGGCATCGCGCTCAAATATGAAGCGGCCGTGGCAGGCGGCATCCCGGTCATCAAGGGGATGCGCGAAGGTGCGGCGGCGAATGAGATCAGCCGCGTCTATGGCATTTTGAACGGCACGTGCAATTATATCCTGACCACGATGGAGAAGGAAGGACGCGGCTTCGACGATGTTCTGAAGGAAGCGCAGGAACTGGGCTTTGCCGAAGCGGACCCGAGCTTCGACATCGACGGCGTGGACGCAGCGCACAAGCTGACCATCCTTGCCAGCCTCGCCTTCGGCACGGAACTCGACTTTGACAATGTCGCCGTCACCGGCATCCGCCATGTCCTCGCCGAGGACATCGCCGAAGCGGCGGCGCTCGGTTACCGCATTCGCCTTGTCGGGATGGCGGAAAACGGGCCGGAAGGCTTGTTCCAGCGCGTCCATCCGATGCTCGTGCCGCTCGACCATCCGCTTGCTCATGTCGATGGCTCGCTCAACGCTGTGGTTGCGGAGGGCAATTTCGTCGGACGCCTCTTCTTCCAGGGCCGCGGCGCTGGGGACGGCCCGACAGCATCGGCGGTAGTCGCGGACCTGATCGATGTCGCGCGCGACGAATATGGCGACGCCTTTGCGATGCCCGTCGCGGCGCTGGCGCAACAGCCGCCAGCCGATGCCGGAGCCCGCGTCGGCCGCGCCTATCTCCGTTTCAAGGTGCAGGATCGTCCCGGCGTGCTGGCGGAGATCGCGGCAGCAACCCGCGACGCAGGCGTTTCCATCGAAAGCATGATTCAACGTGGCGCGAGCCACGATGACAGCGTGTTGATGGCGATCGTCACCCATGCGGGCGAAGAAAGCTGCGTCCTCAATACGCTGGAACGCCTCGCTGGATCGGACAGCCTGCTGCAGACGCCGATGGTCATGCACATCCTCGACTAG
- a CDS encoding energy transducer TonB, producing MAYADHSQGSSRTISIIIVALIHAVLGYAFVTGLGMKYVKKAAEQLNVIDVKEEPPPPDEEPPPPPPDQPVEPPPVVAPPPIVQTPAPAPPIQTVRTPPPVFNPVPVAAPPPPAPPPPPAVPASRATPRSSPGSWLSDADYPSRAQREERSGTAGFRLEIGPDGRVTSCTITSSTGHADLDEATCRLLPKRARFKAATAAGGGPMSDTYNGRITWRLPE from the coding sequence ATGGCCTATGCTGACCACTCGCAAGGATCGAGTCGCACGATCTCGATTATCATCGTCGCCCTGATTCACGCTGTTCTGGGTTATGCCTTCGTCACCGGTCTTGGCATGAAATATGTCAAAAAGGCGGCGGAACAGCTGAACGTGATCGACGTGAAGGAGGAACCGCCGCCGCCGGATGAGGAGCCGCCGCCGCCGCCGCCAGACCAACCGGTCGAGCCGCCGCCAGTCGTCGCGCCCCCGCCCATCGTTCAGACGCCGGCTCCGGCGCCACCAATCCAGACGGTGCGTACGCCGCCGCCGGTTTTCAACCCGGTTCCGGTTGCCGCACCGCCGCCCCCGGCCCCGCCGCCGCCGCCTGCTGTCCCAGCTTCGCGGGCAACCCCGCGCAGCTCGCCGGGAAGCTGGCTTAGCGATGCGGACTATCCGAGCCGCGCGCAGCGTGAGGAACGTTCGGGTACTGCCGGATTCAGGTTGGAAATCGGTCCGGATGGCCGTGTCACCAGCTGCACCATCACCTCTTCGACCGGTCATGCCGATCTCGACGAGGCGACCTGCCGCCTCCTGCCAAAGCGCGCGAGGTTCAAGGCGGCGACGGCTGCAGGAGGTGGGCCGATGTCCGACACGTACAACGGTCGTATCACTTGGCGACTACCTGAATAA
- a CDS encoding MotA/TolQ/ExbB proton channel family protein → MLMYLAAAAAPKSENPYGLMEALQQGGTIAWTVFIILCGMSVGTFYILFTKLIEQQKVLNQGKKVRATFWRAPTLKEGSAKLEKNSAYKQIVDDGIKAQEEHTKLTDPVEAHDWLHGSLARSEAAINSKLGTGLAFLATVGSTSPFIGLFGTVIGIYRALIKIGAAGQASIDAVAGPVGEALIMTALGLAVAVPAVLAYNFLQRRNKSIAEQLNGFTVDLLAHLVSNGAVKPSFATAPAAAAAKPAAAPTKA, encoded by the coding sequence ATGTTGATGTATCTCGCAGCCGCGGCCGCGCCCAAGTCGGAGAACCCGTACGGCCTGATGGAAGCTCTGCAGCAGGGCGGTACCATCGCCTGGACCGTGTTCATCATCCTTTGCGGCATGTCGGTCGGCACCTTCTACATCCTGTTCACCAAGCTCATCGAGCAGCAGAAGGTCCTCAACCAGGGCAAGAAAGTCCGCGCGACTTTCTGGCGCGCGCCCACGCTGAAGGAAGGTTCGGCGAAGCTGGAAAAGAACAGCGCCTACAAGCAGATCGTCGATGACGGCATCAAGGCGCAGGAAGAACACACCAAGCTGACCGATCCGGTCGAAGCGCATGACTGGCTGCACGGCTCGCTGGCTCGTTCGGAAGCCGCGATCAACTCGAAGCTGGGCACCGGCCTGGCGTTCCTCGCGACCGTCGGTTCGACCTCGCCGTTCATCGGTCTGTTCGGTACCGTTATCGGCATCTACCGCGCGCTCATCAAGATCGGCGCTGCCGGTCAGGCCTCGATCGACGCTGTCGCCGGCCCGGTCGGTGAAGCTCTGATCATGACCGCGCTGGGTCTGGCCGTGGCCGTTCCTGCGGTGCTTGCCTACAACTTCCTGCAGCGCCGTAACAAGTCGATCGCCGAACAGCTGAACGGCTTCACCGTCGATCTGCTGGCCCACCTCGTGTCGAACGGCGCTGTGAAGCCTTCGTTCGCCACTGCCCCGGCCGCTGCTGCCGCCAAGCCGGCCGCAGCTCCGACCAAGGCCTGA
- a CDS encoding ExbD/TolR family protein, with the protein MAMSVGSDGGDDKPMSDINTTPLVDVMLVLLIIFLIAVPVVVQTVQLQLPKVAFEPTTTKPENVSLSITQAGDGSCAVYWNLTKVSSDELLDRAVAKLEADIKKAGGVENMTPEDLPEVHIRGDINTPYRCIGGTIYTMQRAGFPKVGFISEPEPGSTVQRL; encoded by the coding sequence ATGGCAATGAGTGTTGGCTCCGACGGCGGTGATGACAAGCCGATGTCCGACATCAACACGACGCCGCTCGTCGACGTCATGCTGGTGTTGCTCATCATCTTCCTCATCGCGGTCCCGGTCGTCGTTCAGACGGTTCAGCTGCAGCTTCCCAAGGTCGCGTTCGAGCCGACGACGACGAAACCGGAAAATGTCTCGCTGTCGATCACGCAGGCCGGCGACGGCAGCTGCGCGGTTTATTGGAACCTGACCAAGGTGTCTTCGGATGAGCTGCTCGACCGCGCGGTCGCGAAGCTCGAGGCGGACATCAAGAAGGCGGGCGGCGTTGAAAATATGACGCCAGAGGATCTGCCTGAAGTGCATATCCGCGGCGACATCAATACGCCCTATCGGTGTATCGGCGGCACCATCTACACGATGCAGCGCGCCGGTTTCCCGAAGGTCGGCTTCATCTCCGAGCCCGAACCGGGTTCGACGGTGCAGCGGCTCTAA
- a CDS encoding ExbD/TolR family protein yields the protein MAMSAGSEDGEPMVEMNTTPLIDVMLVLLIMFIITIPIQTHAVKIDLPQNAPPTDSVIDPVKNKVAIDQGGIITWNGSAIDLLTLRQYLQQSLRLPVEPELQFQPNAATRYVVVDEVLAEIKRAGVTKLGFVGNEQYGNF from the coding sequence ATGGCTATGAGTGCCGGAAGTGAAGACGGCGAGCCGATGGTGGAAATGAACACGACGCCGTTGATCGACGTCATGCTCGTTCTCCTCATCATGTTCATCATCACCATCCCGATCCAAACCCACGCGGTGAAGATCGATCTGCCGCAGAACGCGCCGCCGACTGACAGCGTCATTGATCCTGTCAAGAACAAGGTTGCGATCGACCAGGGTGGCATCATCACCTGGAACGGTTCGGCCATCGACCTGCTGACTCTGCGTCAGTATCTTCAGCAGTCCCTGCGTCTGCCGGTGGAGCCCGAGTTGCAGTTCCAGCCCAATGCGGCGACCCGCTATGTCGTCGTTGACGAAGTGCTGGCGGAGATCAAGCGCGCTGGCGTCACGAAGCTGGGCTTCGTGGGCAATGAGCAATATGGTAACTTCTAA
- a CDS encoding PilZ domain-containing protein, protein MGAELQIDVSRKNSRLAERRHVQVPVKVRRPGENWFKSQVADLSVTGFRLQSFMKLAAGDTLWIMLPGFEGRRAHVLWARGHEAGCHFERPLHPAILDHIVRISQ, encoded by the coding sequence ATGGGCGCTGAACTACAAATTGACGTGAGCAGGAAGAACAGCCGATTGGCTGAGCGCCGGCATGTGCAAGTGCCCGTCAAGGTCCGCAGACCCGGAGAAAACTGGTTCAAGAGCCAAGTTGCGGATCTATCAGTCACCGGCTTCCGCCTGCAAAGCTTCATGAAGCTAGCGGCAGGGGATACCCTGTGGATCATGTTGCCTGGATTTGAGGGCCGCCGCGCGCATGTGCTGTGGGCTCGCGGTCATGAGGCGGGCTGTCATTTTGAGCGGCCCCTGCATCCCGCGATCCTGGATCATATCGTCAGGATCAGCCAGTAG